In Flavobacteriales bacterium, one genomic interval encodes:
- a CDS encoding four helix bundle protein: MHSAKLGCVIRYWSIAFSYRQLGLLLIRDQADDATCSIPSNIMEGSSRRSEKRRSTVTSNTLRGPAFELQTRMMILQRRGWSPDYRFTLSGVTDLKIC, from the coding sequence GTGCATTCGGCGAAGTTAGGATGTGTAATTCGCTACTGGTCAATTGCTTTTAGCTACAGGCAACTCGGGTTACTCCTAATACGCGACCAAGCCGATGATGCAACATGTTCGATCCCATCGAATATTATGGAAGGAAGTTCGCGTAGGAGCGAAAAAAGGAGAAGTACCGTTACTTCAAATACGCTCAGGGGTCCTGCGTTCGAGTTGCAAACAAGAATGATGATCCTGCAACGCAGAGGCTGGTCCCCGGACTATCGCTTCACGCTCTCCGGGGTGACTGATCTGAAGATTTGTTGA
- a CDS encoding SRPBCC domain-containing protein, whose product MEVTTIRQRATFAASPEKVYDALMNARSHSRFTHQKARIGKKVGDPFISLDGYIDGVNLALDPGKRIVQSWRAHQIGWPELHYSQISVRLEAIANGTRMILRHERVPAQLAARLRHKWHSTYWVPLKAMLNK is encoded by the coding sequence ATGGAAGTGACCACCATACGACAACGTGCTACGTTCGCTGCCTCCCCTGAAAAGGTCTATGACGCTTTGATGAATGCACGATCGCATAGTCGCTTTACACACCAAAAGGCCCGCATCGGAAAAAAGGTGGGTGACCCTTTCATCTCCCTGGACGGCTATATCGACGGTGTTAACCTTGCGCTCGACCCCGGAAAACGGATAGTGCAAAGTTGGCGTGCGCACCAGATCGGTTGGCCGGAACTACATTATTCACAGATCAGTGTACGCCTAGAGGCGATCGCTAACGGTACCCGCATGATCTTACGGCATGAGCGCGTCCCAGCTCAACTGGCCGCTCGATTGCGCCACAAATGGCATAGTACGTATTGGGTTCCACTAAAGGCGATGCTGAACAAATGA
- a CDS encoding T9SS type A sorting domain-containing protein codes for MKKIYISALAVALIGSSAYAQNSITQLNTSKQHNAGDYVPSHGTTQAIPNAGENRVTPFWTEDFSGGSIPANWTNTDDTSAPTELAVFVWSNVSADVAAAALNYLPSSDFMASSASNGYLWCNSDRGLAAAPAVPQHTQLTTTAIDCSGQASVLFSMESLIGVYENNASEFVKLRVSTDLLTWTDFFPFPCLVTGAAAPPCTRWSGNPDLVEVDITSVAANQATVYLQFEWNGGWEYFWAIDDLALSSVPDYERTFLFGVLSHASEGVEYGRIPSGQLGSDFVLGAQVRNFGQMAQTNMTITADVLDPSMAPSFNTSESYASIAPGDTAFMNMAVPLPGTMAQGIYTVNFAVTSDNDADEEDPSDDGTQRTFEINDDLYSVDNLGNHPAGTEITSSLGTASFVGGEDGLIAFTKYDITNDLEVFGLEIDLTPASVAGATLVAALRDTADVNADITTILLAESDLYVLTAADVAAGVVRVPFLNSYTLTPNAYYAGVEMFSNANAEDMGVMDDATVPQPGDVSLIYIAGDQVYGNGNALAIRLVNEPITIGINEVEELSGISVFPNPSNGIFTVNAAVAGVYTVEVTNVIGEIVHAERINGTTSIDMSNVAKGVYMVRVSSETASTVQRVTLK; via the coding sequence ATGAAAAAGATCTACATTTCCGCACTCGCCGTTGCGTTGATCGGCAGCAGTGCATATGCGCAGAATTCGATTACGCAATTGAATACCAGCAAGCAACACAATGCTGGCGACTACGTCCCTTCTCATGGCACCACACAGGCGATCCCGAATGCTGGGGAGAACCGTGTAACACCATTCTGGACCGAAGATTTCTCAGGCGGTTCCATTCCTGCAAATTGGACGAATACTGATGACACTTCAGCCCCTACTGAACTTGCCGTGTTCGTATGGTCCAACGTTTCTGCGGATGTTGCAGCTGCTGCACTGAACTATCTGCCATCTTCCGATTTCATGGCTTCATCGGCGTCCAATGGATACCTCTGGTGCAATTCTGATCGTGGCTTAGCTGCTGCTCCTGCAGTTCCTCAGCATACACAGCTTACAACAACAGCGATCGATTGTTCTGGTCAAGCTTCGGTTCTATTCTCTATGGAGAGCTTGATCGGGGTTTACGAGAACAATGCTTCTGAATTCGTGAAGCTGCGTGTGAGTACTGACCTTTTGACCTGGACGGACTTTTTCCCTTTCCCATGTTTGGTAACCGGTGCAGCTGCACCTCCTTGCACACGCTGGTCCGGAAACCCTGATCTGGTAGAGGTCGACATCACCTCTGTTGCTGCTAACCAAGCCACTGTATACCTACAGTTCGAGTGGAACGGCGGATGGGAGTATTTCTGGGCAATTGATGATCTTGCATTGTCTTCTGTTCCTGATTACGAGCGCACCTTCCTCTTTGGTGTTCTGTCTCATGCAAGTGAAGGTGTTGAATATGGACGTATTCCTTCTGGCCAACTCGGAAGCGATTTCGTGCTGGGTGCTCAAGTTCGCAATTTCGGACAGATGGCGCAGACCAACATGACCATCACCGCTGATGTTCTCGATCCAAGCATGGCTCCTTCGTTCAATACTTCTGAGTCATACGCTTCCATTGCACCAGGTGACACTGCATTCATGAATATGGCCGTACCACTGCCGGGTACAATGGCGCAAGGTATCTACACCGTTAATTTTGCGGTCACCTCGGATAACGATGCTGATGAAGAAGATCCTTCTGATGACGGCACCCAGCGTACGTTCGAGATCAATGATGACCTCTACTCAGTAGATAACCTTGGTAACCACCCTGCTGGAACCGAGATCACATCATCCTTGGGAACTGCAAGTTTCGTAGGTGGCGAAGATGGCCTGATCGCATTTACCAAATACGACATCACGAATGACCTGGAGGTGTTTGGTCTGGAGATCGATCTTACCCCAGCTTCTGTTGCAGGAGCCACGCTTGTTGCTGCGCTGCGTGATACAGCAGATGTTAATGCAGACATAACAACAATTCTTCTTGCAGAAAGCGATCTTTATGTGTTGACCGCCGCTGATGTTGCAGCAGGTGTGGTACGCGTGCCATTCTTGAATTCGTACACACTTACTCCGAATGCTTACTACGCTGGAGTTGAGATGTTCAGCAACGCCAATGCAGAAGACATGGGCGTAATGGATGATGCGACAGTGCCACAACCTGGTGATGTGAGCCTTATCTATATTGCAGGTGACCAAGTATATGGTAATGGTAATGCATTGGCGATCCGCCTTGTTAACGAGCCGATAACCATTGGTATCAACGAAGTGGAGGAACTGAGCGGTATCTCCGTATTCCCGAACCCAAGCAACGGTATCTTCACTGTAAACGCAGCTGTTGCTGGTGTGTACACTGTCGAAGTTACCAACGTGATCGGTGAGATCGTTCACGCTGAGCGCATCAACGGTACCACCTCGATCGACATGAGCAACGTAGCAAAAGGCGTCTACATGGTACGTGTAAGCAGCGAGACTGCTAGCACCGTGCAGCGTGTTACGTTGAAGTAA
- a CDS encoding four helix bundle protein: MERKYDLDERCVNFSAAILIYVDRMPRSEAGRHMGRQLLRSGTAPALHYGEVQGAESQADFIHKMRIALKELRESRNNIRVQFKAKLMDGSRKENASLLNECVELVAIFAASVKTAERNKIKK; encoded by the coding sequence ATGGAACGGAAATACGATCTGGATGAACGATGCGTGAATTTCAGTGCGGCAATCCTTATTTATGTTGACCGAATGCCAAGATCTGAAGCCGGCAGACATATGGGGCGACAGCTTTTGAGAAGCGGTACTGCGCCCGCATTGCACTATGGTGAAGTTCAAGGCGCCGAATCACAAGCCGATTTCATTCACAAAATGCGAATAGCCTTAAAGGAATTACGAGAATCTCGGAATAATATCCGCGTACAGTTCAAGGCAAAGCTGATGGATGGGTCCCGGAAAGAAAATGCATCGCTTTTGAATGAATGCGTTGAACTCGTCGCCATTTTCGCAGCTAGTGTAAAGACCGCAGAACGAAACAAGATCAAAAAATGA
- the clpX gene encoding ATP-dependent Clp protease ATP-binding subunit ClpX: MEKKEIKCSFCGRDKQDTNVLIAGITGHICDSCITQAQNIISEELSQRTRSEVEGNLILQRPSDIKRFLDEYVIGQDDAKKVLSVAVYNHYKRIVQKPVSTNDDVEIEKSNIILVGETGSGKTLLAKSIARMLNVPFAIADATVLTEAGYVGEDVESILSRLLQAADYDVSKAERGIVFIDEIDKISRKSDTPSITRDVSGEGVQQALLKLLEGSTVSVPPQGGRKHPEQKLIQVETKNILFICGGAFDGIQKIIARRVKSSAVGYSASKEQRINDEHLLQYVSPTDLRAYGLIPELIGRFPVLTYLDPLDRDSLRRILTEPKNALIKQYVKLFDMDKVKLSLDKKVLDFIVEKAFDYKLGARGLRSICEAILTDAMYEMPGAEDRPAELRITLSYARDKFDRSRLSALKVA; this comes from the coding sequence ATGGAAAAGAAAGAGATCAAATGCTCGTTCTGCGGGCGCGATAAGCAGGATACCAACGTGTTGATCGCTGGTATTACCGGGCATATCTGTGATAGTTGCATTACGCAGGCGCAGAACATCATTTCCGAGGAACTAAGTCAACGCACGCGTTCCGAGGTCGAGGGTAATTTGATCCTACAACGCCCTTCCGATATCAAACGGTTCCTGGATGAATACGTTATCGGACAGGACGATGCGAAAAAGGTATTGAGCGTTGCTGTATACAACCACTACAAGCGCATTGTACAAAAACCAGTGAGCACGAATGATGATGTGGAGATCGAAAAGAGCAACATCATCCTAGTAGGTGAAACAGGTAGTGGAAAGACCCTGTTAGCGAAAAGCATTGCCAGAATGTTGAACGTGCCATTCGCAATTGCGGATGCCACGGTATTGACGGAAGCGGGCTATGTAGGTGAGGATGTGGAGAGCATATTGAGCAGACTGTTGCAAGCCGCGGATTACGATGTCAGCAAAGCGGAACGCGGGATCGTCTTCATCGATGAGATCGATAAGATCAGTCGGAAGAGCGATACACCGAGCATAACACGTGATGTGAGTGGTGAAGGTGTGCAGCAGGCCTTGTTGAAATTGTTGGAAGGTAGTACGGTAAGCGTACCTCCACAAGGTGGTCGTAAACACCCGGAGCAGAAATTGATACAAGTGGAGACGAAGAACATTCTCTTCATCTGTGGTGGAGCGTTCGATGGTATCCAGAAGATCATTGCACGCCGGGTAAAGAGCAGTGCGGTCGGATACAGTGCAAGCAAAGAACAGCGCATCAACGATGAACATTTGTTGCAATATGTTTCTCCAACGGATCTGCGCGCCTACGGCTTGATCCCCGAATTGATAGGCAGGTTCCCTGTTCTGACCTATTTGGATCCTTTGGACCGCGATAGCTTGCGTCGGATCCTTACCGAACCGAAGAACGCATTGATCAAACAATACGTCAAGCTCTTTGATATGGATAAGGTTAAATTGAGCTTGGATAAGAAAGTGCTCGATTTCATTGTGGAAAAAGCATTCGATTACAAATTGGGTGCCCGTGGCCTTCGCAGTATTTGTGAAGCCATTCTCACCGACGCTATGTACGAGATGCCTGGAGCAGAAGACCGCCCGGCCGAGTTGCGGATCACGCTGAGCTATGCGCGCGATAAATTCGATCGTTCGCGGTTAAGTGCGCTGAAGGTTGCCTGA
- a CDS encoding sodium:solute symporter, which produces MHWLDWLILFGTLGFIVGYGVWKTRKDATSENYLRGGSDNRWWAVGLSVMATQASAITFLSTPGQGFLDGMGFIQFYFGLPLAMIVIGYVFIPLYYKMNVYTAYEFIGKRFDNRTRLLTAGLFLFQRGLAAGITIYAPSIILSKILHWPLSWTCVFIGGLVILYTTSGGAKAVGVTHKQQMAVMFLGIFAAFGFTIYYLSSNASFTEGMSLAASLGKMEIVNTSWDPATKYTLWSGLIGGFFLQLSYFGTDQSQVQRYLGGKDIKQARQGLFMNAILKIPMQFFILLTGVLVYVFYLFHAAPIHWNSANVEAMTNIAYEERGPLVVGEKEYLDYPLNPVQLMHRSTTDSIRTNANAWITAGRQQDTEAQNAAHERLTQNLAHDGQLRSAYRDEIKETLPDREPNDKDYIFVSYVMDFLPVGIVGLLLAMIFSAGMSSTSAELSSLATTSIVDIVQRDRTDAQQVKATKRATIVFGLLALAFAAIFHLFENLIQAVNILGSLFYGTILGIFLVAFFIKRIGGTAVFAAALITQALVLIHFALDTLELFAVTDTYGITSDPLEIGFLWYNLIAPAILVALAFLFQQLIPPRTDPPVEFNV; this is translated from the coding sequence GTGCATTGGCTCGACTGGCTCATCCTCTTCGGCACGCTCGGCTTCATCGTGGGCTATGGTGTGTGGAAAACACGCAAGGATGCCACAAGCGAAAATTATTTGCGCGGTGGTAGTGATAACCGTTGGTGGGCGGTTGGCCTTAGCGTGATGGCTACGCAAGCATCGGCAATTACGTTCTTGAGCACGCCAGGGCAAGGGTTCTTGGATGGCATGGGATTCATCCAGTTCTATTTCGGGTTACCGTTGGCGATGATCGTGATCGGCTATGTGTTCATTCCGCTGTACTACAAGATGAACGTGTACACGGCGTATGAGTTCATTGGCAAGCGATTCGATAATCGCACTCGATTATTAACTGCCGGTCTGTTCTTGTTCCAACGCGGTTTGGCTGCCGGAATTACGATCTATGCACCAAGCATTATCCTCAGTAAGATCCTGCATTGGCCTCTTTCATGGACATGCGTGTTCATTGGTGGCTTGGTGATCCTGTACACAACATCCGGTGGTGCCAAGGCAGTAGGAGTTACGCACAAGCAACAAATGGCCGTGATGTTCCTCGGCATTTTCGCGGCTTTCGGTTTTACCATTTACTATCTCAGCAGCAATGCATCGTTCACTGAAGGCATGTCGCTTGCCGCTTCGTTGGGAAAAATGGAGATCGTGAACACGTCCTGGGATCCAGCTACCAAATACACCCTGTGGAGCGGACTGATCGGCGGTTTCTTTTTGCAACTCTCTTACTTCGGCACGGATCAAAGTCAGGTGCAACGGTATTTGGGTGGTAAGGACATTAAGCAAGCGCGACAAGGGTTGTTCATGAACGCGATCCTGAAGATACCCATGCAGTTCTTTATTCTGCTCACTGGTGTGTTGGTCTATGTCTTCTACCTGTTCCACGCCGCGCCGATCCACTGGAACTCTGCCAATGTGGAAGCGATGACCAACATCGCATATGAAGAGCGCGGACCTTTGGTTGTTGGTGAAAAAGAATACCTGGACTATCCGCTAAACCCTGTGCAACTCATGCACAGAAGCACCACCGATTCGATCCGAACGAACGCGAACGCATGGATCACTGCTGGAAGACAACAAGACACAGAAGCACAGAATGCCGCACATGAACGATTGACTCAAAACCTTGCACACGACGGCCAGCTTCGAAGTGCCTATCGCGATGAAATAAAAGAAACATTACCCGACCGTGAACCGAACGACAAGGATTACATCTTCGTGAGTTACGTGATGGATTTTTTGCCCGTGGGGATCGTTGGTTTGTTGTTGGCCATGATCTTCAGTGCGGGCATGAGCAGTACGAGTGCAGAGCTTAGCTCACTTGCCACTACCAGCATCGTGGATATTGTACAGAGGGACAGAACGGATGCCCAACAAGTGAAAGCCACGAAACGCGCCACCATCGTATTCGGCTTATTAGCGTTGGCTTTCGCTGCCATATTCCACTTGTTCGAGAATCTAATACAAGCAGTTAACATTCTTGGATCCCTATTCTACGGAACAATACTCGGTATCTTCCTGGTCGCATTTTTCATAAAGCGCATTGGCGGTACTGCAGTATTCGCTGCCGCTTTGATCACACAAGCCTTGGTATTGATCCATTTCGCATTGGATACCCTTGAACTTTTCGCTGTAACGGATACGTATGGGATCACTAGCGACCCTTTGGAGATCGGATTCCTATGGTACAACCTTATCGCTCCGGCTATCCTTGTTGCGTTGGCCTTCCTATTTCAACAACTGATCCCACCCAGGACGGATCCTCCCGTTGAATTCAACGTTTAA
- a CDS encoding dihydrofolate reductase, whose translation MIISAIAAVSDNGIIGRDSDLPWHLPDDMQFFQRTTRGHHIITGRKNYETIPAKYRPLKDRVNIVVTRNKNYTAEGAIVVHSLKAGLELAKRADEVEVFIIGGGQIYAEAMTNVLIDKLYITEVHATVEGDTHFPDIDKNNWKETLREFHSSDERHEISFSFVVLERLS comes from the coding sequence ATGATCATCTCAGCAATTGCAGCCGTTTCGGATAACGGTATCATCGGGCGTGATAGCGATCTGCCGTGGCATTTGCCGGATGATATGCAGTTCTTCCAGCGGACAACGCGCGGGCATCATATCATCACCGGGCGCAAGAATTACGAAACCATTCCTGCGAAATACCGTCCGTTGAAGGATCGTGTGAACATTGTTGTTACACGCAATAAGAATTACACGGCCGAAGGGGCTATTGTAGTGCATTCACTCAAAGCAGGTCTCGAACTCGCTAAGAGGGCTGATGAGGTCGAGGTATTCATAATTGGAGGGGGCCAGATCTATGCTGAGGCCATGACGAACGTCCTGATCGATAAATTGTATATCACTGAGGTTCATGCCACTGTTGAAGGCGATACCCACTTTCCGGATATCGATAAAAATAACTGGAAAGAAACGCTGCGCGAATTCCATTCTTCCGATGAAAGGCACGAAATCAGCTTTAGTTTCGTTGTATTGGAGCGGCTCAGTTAA
- a CDS encoding thymidylate synthase, with translation MQQYHDLLRHILKNGTRKEDRTGTGTVSCFGYQMRFDLADGFPLLTTKKLHTKSIIHELLWFLKGDTNIKYLRDNGVKIWDEWADADGNLGPVYGYQWRNWPAPNGGSIDQITILVEMIKKNPDSRRLIITAWNPADVDRMALPPCHCLFQFYVADGKLSCQLYQRSADTFLGVPFNIASYALLTLMMAQVCGLKPGEFIHTFGDVHLYADHMEQSQLQLSRDIRPLPTLHIDPSVTDLFDFKFEHFTLTDYDPHPHIKAAVSV, from the coding sequence ATGCAGCAATACCACGACCTACTTCGACACATTCTAAAAAATGGTACGCGCAAGGAAGACCGCACCGGCACTGGCACGGTGAGCTGTTTCGGCTACCAGATGCGGTTCGACCTTGCCGATGGTTTCCCGCTGCTTACCACGAAAAAATTGCATACCAAAAGTATCATCCATGAACTGCTCTGGTTCTTGAAAGGTGATACCAATATCAAGTACCTCCGGGATAACGGTGTGAAGATCTGGGACGAATGGGCGGATGCCGATGGCAACCTCGGTCCGGTATATGGTTACCAATGGCGCAACTGGCCAGCACCCAATGGTGGAAGCATCGATCAGATCACCATATTGGTGGAGATGATCAAAAAGAATCCGGATAGCCGACGGTTGATCATAACCGCGTGGAACCCCGCTGATGTGGACCGCATGGCACTCCCACCCTGTCATTGCTTGTTCCAATTCTATGTGGCCGATGGTAAACTAAGTTGCCAATTGTATCAACGCAGTGCGGATACTTTTTTAGGCGTGCCCTTCAACATTGCGAGCTATGCCCTCCTGACATTAATGATGGCGCAAGTGTGCGGCCTGAAGCCCGGAGAATTCATCCATACGTTCGGTGATGTGCATTTGTATGCGGATCATATGGAACAATCGCAATTACAATTATCGCGTGATATTCGTCCATTGCCAACGTTGCATATCGACCCAAGCGTTACCGATCTGTTCGATTTCAAATTCGAACATTTCACATTGACCGATTACGATCCACATCCGCATATTAAAGCGGCAGTTTCCGTGTAG
- a CDS encoding DUF2911 domain-containing protein codes for MKNLLLPALLFVITPAFAQDLPQPSSHGEVEQIVGLTKIEVEYSRPSVKGRTIFGGLVPYGQVWRTGANKATQFETDGTIEIEGQKLEAGKYSLFTVPREGAWEVIFNKNTELWGESDRKPEEDVLAVKVRVVRTEFTETFTIGFESVIDDDAVLELRWEKTKATMNIHADSQEKALENIKKAIADPAVDYRAYASSARYLVDHKLKPEEALKYAQQSVDLEKKYWNTHTLALAYAENGQFTKAVETANLSIGLAKEAKSDAYVEKNNELLISLKGKVDTNKGSTLNAK; via the coding sequence ATGAAGAACCTATTACTCCCGGCGTTGCTATTTGTCATTACGCCAGCATTTGCGCAAGATCTGCCCCAACCAAGTTCCCATGGTGAAGTGGAGCAGATCGTAGGCCTTACAAAGATCGAGGTGGAGTATTCCCGACCAAGTGTAAAAGGAAGAACGATCTTCGGAGGGCTTGTTCCATATGGTCAGGTTTGGCGTACAGGAGCTAACAAGGCAACCCAGTTCGAAACTGATGGCACGATCGAAATTGAAGGCCAAAAGCTTGAAGCGGGGAAGTACTCATTGTTCACGGTACCCCGTGAAGGTGCGTGGGAAGTTATTTTCAATAAGAACACCGAGCTATGGGGAGAAAGTGATCGTAAGCCCGAAGAAGATGTACTTGCAGTTAAGGTCAGGGTCGTGCGAACTGAATTCACCGAGACATTCACCATTGGCTTCGAGAGCGTGATCGATGACGATGCGGTGCTGGAATTACGTTGGGAAAAGACCAAAGCCACAATGAATATCCATGCGGATTCCCAAGAAAAGGCACTGGAGAACATAAAAAAGGCAATAGCCGATCCTGCTGTTGATTATCGTGCTTACGCTAGTAGTGCACGATACTTGGTGGATCATAAGCTGAAGCCTGAGGAAGCACTGAAATATGCTCAGCAGAGTGTTGATCTTGAGAAAAAGTATTGGAATACGCACACCTTGGCACTGGCTTATGCCGAGAATGGCCAGTTCACCAAAGCCGTGGAAACTGCGAATTTGAGCATAGGATTGGCAAAAGAGGCCAAGTCTGATGCGTATGTTGAGAAGAACAATGAACTATTGATCAGTCTAAAAGGGAAAGTGGATACGAATAAGGGTAGCACTTTGAACGCCAAATAG
- a CDS encoding PIG-L family deacetylase, whose protein sequence is MHFNYPRSSAFAFATILVASLFAQRPPAQPNAAEILHKMQKLQVLGSVLYIVAHPDDENTKLIAWLANGKKVRTGNLSLTRGDGGQNLIGPELGDALGIIRTQELMEARRIDGGEQFFTRAVDFGYSKSADESFEKWGKQEVLSDVVRVIRQFRPDIIITRFSHIPGGTHGHHTASAILAHEAFDLAGDPKAFPEQLKEGLEVWQPRRLFHNGSTWWRKDLADIVKTDKDWFSVDVGGYDPLLGLSYTEIAGRSRSMHKSQGFGAAETIGEQLEYLHFEKGDRPKGDDIFEGIDMTWGRVDGGAYVSSVLSDAIMEFNPEKPEKVSKHISGAQSAIQELMVMTKHSAMWSILNARRNLALNTLRDLNGVSFEFLSNQPTYSSNDSVPLDIVVVRRGSLSLKYSINVASWPWMKNIMNSTGDQTTMLNFKAPSPEEVDEPYWLTKAKVGALYSTTAEGIQPILESSLNASFSATIDESEPRSWIRLSAFHKWVDRVDGERIRPVYITPVAAIIPKTEILVATGGTQIIEVEVKSLTDSLTGQLNVTLPEGWSTTKDLKRVNIANRNERQTFTFQLMPGELSQGGVAQFEFSGPKGKADRTLHEIDYPHIMPQVYYTPAEVKLIPLDVKVNAKRVGYIKGAGDDVPQAIERLGVTVDMIDPSTATLESISKYDAIVVGIRAYNTEKAMAQFNPTLMKFVENGGTVVAQYNTMSRDMILPDSLIGPYPFKLSRNRVTVEEAPPIFLDPKLPLLNTPNKITLADFDGWVQERGLYFVGERDPKYTALISWNDPGEDPVDGALITCDYGKGRYVYTGISFFRELPAGVAGAYRLWANLISRRTEK, encoded by the coding sequence ATGCACTTCAATTATCCGCGCAGCAGCGCGTTCGCATTCGCGACTATCCTCGTAGCTTCACTTTTCGCTCAACGCCCGCCCGCACAACCCAACGCTGCCGAGATCCTGCACAAGATGCAGAAGCTGCAAGTGCTTGGCAGTGTGCTCTACATCGTAGCACATCCGGATGATGAGAACACCAAACTGATCGCATGGTTAGCCAATGGCAAGAAAGTGCGCACTGGCAATCTGAGTCTTACCCGCGGTGATGGCGGCCAGAACCTGATCGGCCCGGAACTCGGTGATGCGCTCGGCATCATTCGCACGCAAGAGCTGATGGAAGCACGGCGCATCGATGGCGGCGAACAGTTCTTCACCCGCGCGGTGGACTTCGGCTACAGCAAAAGCGCCGATGAAAGTTTTGAGAAATGGGGTAAGCAGGAAGTTCTGAGCGATGTGGTGCGCGTGATACGACAGTTCCGTCCAGACATTATCATCACCCGTTTTTCGCATATTCCCGGAGGCACACATGGGCACCATACCGCAAGTGCCATCCTCGCGCACGAGGCGTTCGATCTGGCCGGTGACCCGAAGGCTTTTCCTGAACAACTGAAGGAAGGTCTTGAAGTATGGCAGCCGCGCCGCCTCTTCCATAACGGCAGCACATGGTGGCGGAAGGATCTTGCGGATATCGTGAAGACTGACAAGGATTGGTTCAGTGTGGATGTAGGTGGCTACGACCCGCTGCTGGGCCTGAGCTACACTGAGATCGCCGGGCGCAGCAGAAGCATGCACAAGAGCCAAGGGTTTGGTGCCGCTGAAACGATCGGCGAGCAGCTTGAATACTTGCATTTCGAAAAAGGCGACCGGCCGAAGGGTGATGATATTTTCGAGGGGATCGATATGACGTGGGGGCGGGTTGATGGAGGCGCATACGTTAGCTCGGTATTGTCCGACGCAATCATGGAATTCAATCCGGAAAAGCCGGAGAAGGTGAGCAAGCATATCTCGGGTGCGCAAAGTGCCATTCAAGAACTGATGGTCATGACGAAACACTCAGCGATGTGGTCCATCCTCAATGCTCGTAGAAATCTCGCACTCAATACTTTACGGGACCTCAATGGAGTTTCATTCGAATTCCTATCAAACCAACCAACATACAGCTCGAATGATTCTGTCCCATTGGATATCGTTGTCGTTAGGCGCGGTTCACTTTCCCTGAAATATTCAATCAATGTAGCTAGTTGGCCATGGATGAAGAATATCATGAACTCAACTGGAGACCAGACAACTATGCTAAATTTCAAGGCGCCAAGTCCTGAAGAGGTTGATGAACCGTATTGGTTGACGAAGGCGAAAGTGGGCGCTCTATATTCAACTACGGCCGAAGGAATTCAACCAATACTAGAGTCCTCGCTGAACGCATCCTTCTCGGCCACTATTGACGAAAGTGAACCACGAAGCTGGATTAGGTTGTCCGCATTCCATAAATGGGTCGACCGCGTAGACGGCGAACGCATCCGCCCGGTCTACATAACACCCGTCGCAGCCATCATTCCCAAGACCGAGATCCTTGTTGCAACAGGCGGCACACAGATCATCGAGGTGGAAGTGAAATCGCTAACCGATAGCCTCACCGGCCAACTCAACGTTACACTGCCCGAAGGTTGGAGCACCACCAAGGACCTGAAGCGTGTGAACATCGCAAACCGTAACGAACGGCAAACATTCACATTCCAACTTATGCCTGGCGAGCTTTCGCAAGGAGGCGTTGCGCAATTCGAGTTCAGTGGTCCCAAGGGTAAGGCGGATCGCACACTTCATGAGATCGACTACCCGCACATTATGCCGCAGGTGTACTACACCCCCGCCGAAGTGAAGTTGATCCCGCTGGATGTGAAGGTGAATGCGAAACGCGTGGGCTATATCAAAGGCGCTGGAGACGATGTGCCACAAGCGATCGAACGGCTCGGTGTTACTGTGGATATGATCGATCCTTCAACCGCCACCTTGGAGAGCATTTCGAAATATGACGCGATCGTGGTCGGCATTCGCGCATACAACACCGAGAAAGCAATGGCGCAATTCAATCCCACGCTGATGAAGTTCGTGGAGAATGGTGGCACCGTGGTGGCCCAGTACAATACGATGAGCCGCGATATGATCTTGCCGGATTCGCTGATCGGCCCCTATCCTTTCAAGCTTTCGCGCAACCGGGTTACAGTTGAAGAAGCGCCACCAATTTTCCTGGATCCAAAACTTCCGTTGCTGAACACCCCGAACAAGATCACACTTGCCGACTTCGATGGCTGGGTGCAGGAACGGGGACTCTATTTTGTTGGTGAACGCGATCCGAAATATACAGCACTCATCAGCTGGAATGATCCCGGCGAAGATCCGGTAGATGGCGCGTTGATCACCTGCGACTATGGTAAAGGACGATACGTTTATACGGGGATCAGTTTTTTCAGGGAGCTGCCGGCGGGAGTTGCGGGCGCTTATCGGCTTTGGGCGAACCTTATTTCTCGTAGGACAGAGAAATAA